A window of Ruminiclostridium herbifermentans genomic DNA:
TATGTATTGTGCAGTTAGTTTTTATATGCATCAGCCTTTTTATACTGATTTACTACTTAATTATATATAATTAATCACCAGCATCTACTTCTATTAATCAGGACCTATATTTATCTTGCAATAAATCTACTATACTTCATGTAGAAATGCTTTTTGAAAAGCTTTTAATTTTTATTGTAAATAACTTTTCCATTTACATATTTGACGACTCTGCATTTTCAGCTAAAAAACTGAATTATGTTGATCGCGCATCAACTTTTGGCAAATGTTTTTCATATTTACGAGATATTGCTCTGGCGCAATAAGGTACTCCTCGTGTTACCCAATCAAAACACCAGGCAATCCATATTCCCATAAGTCCTAACGAAGTATATCTTACCATTAAGTATCCTCCAAGCACTCTTACCAGCCACATACTTGATATTGAAACTATGGTGATAAAAACAGAATCTCCTGTGCTGCGTAAACAAGCGGGAACAATAAATCCAGCCGGCCAGAATATTGGTATACATACCAATGTCAAATAAGTAACATGTAATGCCATTACCAACACATCATCAGCAGGTGCATATAGTCTTATGAAACTTTTTACAAATGGGAAAAATACTAATGATACACCCCCAAGAAGTACCATAGCATAAAGTGTTAATTTTTTTATCATCTGTCTCAATTCATCCCGTAAACCAGCCCCAGCATAATATCCTATTACTGATACCGATACAATAGCAACCGCATTTCCTGGAATATTTATAATAGCATTCATAGAGCCAGCAATAGTATTTGCAGCCAGCGCAGCTGTTCCTAATGATGTAATAAATGTCTGAACCAATAGCTTTCCGCCATTAAATACAAGACTGTCCAAGCCTGCTGGAATACCTATAAATAAAACTGGCTTCAATATCTTAAAAGAAATTTTATAGGATTCTCCCTTAATACTTATTCTATTGTCCGTAAATAATGGATGAACCAATACCAGCATTCCAAATAGCCTTGCTGATATCATTCCAATTCCAGCACCAAGAACACCCAATTTAAAATAAAAGATGCATAAAGCTCCCACTAAAACATTAACAATATTTGAAGCAACAGCTGCAGCCATTGATGCTCTGAAATTATTATTTGCCCTTAAAATTCCTGTAAAAACATTGAATAAGCCTAAAAATGGATATGAAATTGCAGAACATATTAAGTAAGTTTTAGCCGCAGATTTTACAATTTGCTCAGCACTTCCAAATAGAGAATTAATAATTTGCTCTCCAAACAAATACAGCCCAAAACCAGTAAGGGCTGATAGAAATAAAACCGTTGCTATTGATTGGGTTGCTGTCCTAGAAGCATCCTTATCATTTCCAGAACCTAAATGCTGAGATATTACAACTGTAGCTCCCATTGAGACTGCCATAAAAACATTCATTGCTACAATATTTATTGAGTCAACAATTCCAACTGCCGATACTGCAAAAGCTCCTAATCCGCTTACCATCATGGTATTTACAACGCCAATTGCAGTAGAAAGCAGTTGTTCAATAAATGCAGGGATGAATAAACGAAGCAAATCTTTTTTTGTGTACAATAATTATCACGACCTTTAAGCACTTCACATACTTTTCAAACCAATTGTCCATTTTAACATTAAAATCATACTGAAGTATATTTCGTCATAAAAAACGATTTATTGACAATATTCATAGTTCAACTATATCATACTAAATTTTATAATACAATCATACATGAAAAATACATTTCCTCAAAATCAACTTAAATATACATTTCTGTCTAAAATATTATTTTAACAAAAGATAATATTACAAATATCTTATTTATTTAAATGATGCGCTTTTGAGTTCAGGTTTAAAATAATAGTACTGGCTTACTGGTACTCCCGTACAAACTTATCTAAATGGGCTACTCACAAGATATTTGCTGAATTTGTATTGGTTCATAATAGTTAATTATACCGCCTTACCACACTCAGCATCCATGATTCGTTGTTTCTCTAAAAACTACATCGTGTATGTTTCACGGTATAATTTAACTATTCTTCACCAACAAATTCAAACAAATATCTTAAATCAAGTACCCCATTTATCTAAGTTGTTCTCGCGTACTAGTATAAGCAAAAAGCAGTTATCTGCAAACTCAGTTTAAAATAAATTAGTACAATGAGATAATACATCTCATACCAAACTCAAAAGCACACCATGTTAGTACAAGATATACTTTCAAGTTACTTTTGCATTTTCATTGCTCTCATTGCATTTATTATTGCTATTAAGGCAACTCCAACGTCAGCAAATACAGCCTCCCACATAGTAGCAATTCCAAAAGTTCCAAGTATCAGTACCAAAATCTTAACACCCAATGCAAATGATATGTTCTGCCATACTATATTTCTAGTTCTTTTGGCTATCTTTATGGCTGTAATAATCTTTGAGGGTTCATCTGTCATTAACACCACATCTGCAGCCTCTATTGCAGCATCGGAGCCTAATCCTACCATAGCAACTCCTACATCGGCTCTTGCCAATACTGGTGCATCATTTATACCATCTCCAACAAAAACTACCTTGTCTTTTGTAGTCTTATGTTCAATTATTTTCTCCAATTTTTCAACCTTTTGGTCTGGCAATAATTCAGTATATACCTTTTCTATTCCTAATTTGTTTGCAATAGCTTTTCCAACAGAGTCATTATCTCCAGTTAGCATTGTTATATTTTTAATTCCTATTTCTTTAAGAGAAGTAACAGCATTTTTTGCATCATCTTTGATTTCATCAGAAATCACTATATGTCCTGCATATTCTCCATCTACTGAAATATATACAACTGAACCTATTACAGGTCTATCAGCCACATCAATATTTTCTTTTTTCATTAATCTGATGTTGCCAACAGAAACCTTCTTATTTTCAATAACTGCATTAATTCCATATCCTGATATTTCATTATAATCTTTTATAGCATCCTTATTTAACTCTTTCCCATAGGCTCTTATTATTGACAATGCAATTGGATGGTTAGAGTATGATTCTGATAAAGCAGCAAGTTCTAAAAGTTCTTCTTTACTAATTTTACCCTCGGCATTAATCTCAGTAACATTAAAGGTTCCTTTTGTTAAAGTTCCGGTCTTATCAAATACAACTGTATCAACATTATTAAGTGCTTCAAGATAATTGCTGCCCTTAACAAGTATACCGTTTCTTGAGGCTCCGCCTATACCTCCAAAAAAGCTTAATGGTATTGATACAACCAGTGCACAAGGACATGATACAACTAGAAATACTAATGCTCTATAAATCCACTCTCCAAAAGTAGCATCCTGAATAATCAGAGGTGGTAATAAAGCTATTACTACAGCAGATAAAACTACTATTGGTGTATAATACTTTGCAAATTTAGTAATAAAATTCTCAGTTGGAGCCTTTTTGCTGCTAGCATTCTGAACTAGATCAAGAATTTTAGACACTGTGGTTTCACCAAATTCTTTTGTAACTTCAATAGTTAAAACACCACTGTTATTTATAAAGCCAGCTAAAGCCTCATCTCCTGCTGCAAGTTCCCTCGGAACTGATTCTCCTGTTAAAGCTGATGTATCAACTCTTGATTTTCCTTCAATAACTTTTCCATCAAGAGGAATTTTTTCCCCTGGCTTAATTATTATAATGTTTCCAACCTTAACCTCTTCGGGAGTTACTCTTTTTATTTCACTGCCAACTTTTATATTAGCAAAATCCGGTCTTATATCCATTAATGCTGTAATTGATTTTCTTGAGCGGTTTACAGCATAATCCTGAAAAAATTCTCCAACTTGATAAAAGAGCATAACTGCTACACCTTCTGGAAACTCTTTAATAGAAAATGCTCCTATGGTAGCTACTGCCATCAAAAAGTTTTCATCAAATACTTGCCCTCTTATTATATTTTTTATGGCTTTTATCAAGACATCTAAGCCCACAAATAGATATGCAATAAAAAACAGTGCAAATTCAATCCAAAAGGGTACTTTTAATAATAATGCAATACTAAATAAAACAACACTTATTCCGAAGCAAACTAATTTCTTTATATTATTATTAAATTCTATATGATTATCCCTCTCAACCTGATTTTTTCCATTTCCACGTTCTGTAATCATATCCTCATCTATTATTTCTATCCCATCTTCCAATCTCTTTGCTGCTTTTATAGCAGCTTCTGTCACTTCCTTCATTCTATTCTTTTCACTAAATTCTATAATTAATTTATTAGTAGCAAAATTCATGGTTGCGTTCTTGATGCCATCAATTTTATTAATCTCTTTTTCAATTTTTGATGCACAATTAGCACAATCTAAGCCAATTACCTTAAAAACCTTTTGTGACATTTTTTCTGTATCCTTTTCTTTTATGATAACATTTGGCTCTAATCTTAATATAATTTCATTTGCCTGCTTTAGTATTTCATCAATTTTTTCTATGTGTCCAGTTTCTATTGTTAATGTCTTTGAAATAAAATTTACAGAAGCAGAATTTACATTAGAAATTCGCGATACTTTCTGTTCTATTTTATTAGCACATTGAGCACAATTTAATCCTTCTAATATAATCTCTTTTTTAACCATTTTAATCCCCTTTTTTGAAATTAATATATCTTAAAGCCAAATACTTATCTTCTAAAAATCCTATGATACTGGTCTAGTTTTACATCATCAGCAGAAGTTAACATAGAAGGCATAAGACAAATAAAAACTCCAACCTGCATTCAAAATAACTTACAAGCTTAATTAGCCGTAAAAAACGATGTAGCATCTTTGTAAATAAATAGCGTCTAAATATATTTATCGTCATAAATACTTAAACCGTAACTTTTTTAGTCAAAATTAACTTTAAATATGCTGTAAACATGCTGTTTAATATCATTTTCATATATACAGGCCCTCAATCCTAGGAGTATAAAGAAAACCATTATGCACTTCTGTTAAATAATTTTTCTATATAGCATATGCACTAACCCTAAGTACTTCTATGTATTTAACTTTAAAACTTTTATACTAACATCGATTATAATCACGTGAATATATGAGTATTTGTTCATATGTTTATTATATTAGTTATTTTTAAGAGAGTCAATATTATTTTTGGTTTTTTTCCTATTAATTCCTAAATATCAATAAATATTAAAATTCTAATCTTTAATTCTATTTTTATACAGTATATAATGTTATTGTGCTCTTTAACGTTGAAACTATGGCAATTTTGGGGGGAAAATTAACTATAGTGAAAACCTATTTATTTTAAGGAGGGCTTTATATGTATAATTTCTCATTTAGAAAAGTTTCTTTTTTAGCAATATTGATTGGTCTTTTGTTTTTTTCGTTCATGATTATGGGAGCATCTGCTGCTACGCAGTCGGTGGGAGGTACAATTTATGGAGATGTCAATATGGATAATGTAGTTGATGCAGTGGATTTAGCACTAATAAAGTCTTATCTCTTAGGAAAGACAGATACTTTGCCAAATTTAGAAGCTGCGGATGTTAATGGTGACGGTTCGGCTGATGCACTTGATTTTGCTGAAATGAAAAAATACCTTTTAGGAATTATTTCAGAGTTTCCTGCTAGCCAAAATAATAATAACAGTGACAAGACTTTGATTCCACACGAATCATGGACATGTGGAATGTCCTCTGGAATACCAAAGCCAGAAAAAGGAACACTTGTTTTTGAAGCTACACTGAAGCTTGATAAAAGTTATAATTTAGGAAAAACCCAATATGGACAGAGAAAAGCTTTTGTTATTCAAAATAGTTCAATAAACTCTTCAAAATTTAACGGTACTGTAATGTCTGGAGGTCTTGACTTCCAGTTAGAACTTTCAAATGGTGTAATAGAAATCGAACAATTGTTAATGATTAGAGCAAATGACGGAAGCTACATACATCTTAGAAGTGCTGGAACAGGTATAAATCAAAATGATGTGAGAATTGTATATGACTTTGAAGCTCCAAACTCAAGTTCATCAAACTGGCTCAACTCTGGCAAATTTGTTGGAAGACGTACTGTAGACACAGCAACTAATACAATTAAAATAAGTGTTTATGACGTGTCAAATATTTCTCTAGACACAGCAAATGCAGTAAAAATAACTAAACCTACTGATGTGCCATATCAGCCATGGAACTATAGATTAGCATCGAATGAAAGAAGAGGCAATG
This region includes:
- a CDS encoding heavy metal translocating P-type ATPase; translation: MVKKEIILEGLNCAQCANKIEQKVSRISNVNSASVNFISKTLTIETGHIEKIDEILKQANEIILRLEPNVIIKEKDTEKMSQKVFKVIGLDCANCASKIEKEINKIDGIKNATMNFATNKLIIEFSEKNRMKEVTEAAIKAAKRLEDGIEIIDEDMITERGNGKNQVERDNHIEFNNNIKKLVCFGISVVLFSIALLLKVPFWIEFALFFIAYLFVGLDVLIKAIKNIIRGQVFDENFLMAVATIGAFSIKEFPEGVAVMLFYQVGEFFQDYAVNRSRKSITALMDIRPDFANIKVGSEIKRVTPEEVKVGNIIIIKPGEKIPLDGKVIEGKSRVDTSALTGESVPRELAAGDEALAGFINNSGVLTIEVTKEFGETTVSKILDLVQNASSKKAPTENFITKFAKYYTPIVVLSAVVIALLPPLIIQDATFGEWIYRALVFLVVSCPCALVVSIPLSFFGGIGGASRNGILVKGSNYLEALNNVDTVVFDKTGTLTKGTFNVTEINAEGKISKEELLELAALSESYSNHPIALSIIRAYGKELNKDAIKDYNEISGYGINAVIENKKVSVGNIRLMKKENIDVADRPVIGSVVYISVDGEYAGHIVISDEIKDDAKNAVTSLKEIGIKNITMLTGDNDSVGKAIANKLGIEKVYTELLPDQKVEKLEKIIEHKTTKDKVVFVGDGINDAPVLARADVGVAMVGLGSDAAIEAADVVLMTDEPSKIITAIKIAKRTRNIVWQNISFALGVKILVLILGTFGIATMWEAVFADVGVALIAIINAMRAMKMQK
- a CDS encoding MATE family efflux transporter; translation: MYTKKDLLRLFIPAFIEQLLSTAIGVVNTMMVSGLGAFAVSAVGIVDSINIVAMNVFMAVSMGATVVISQHLGSGNDKDASRTATQSIATVLFLSALTGFGLYLFGEQIINSLFGSAEQIVKSAAKTYLICSAISYPFLGLFNVFTGILRANNNFRASMAAAVASNIVNVLVGALCIFYFKLGVLGAGIGMISARLFGMLVLVHPLFTDNRISIKGESYKISFKILKPVLFIGIPAGLDSLVFNGGKLLVQTFITSLGTAALAANTIAGSMNAIINIPGNAVAIVSVSVIGYYAGAGLRDELRQMIKKLTLYAMVLLGGVSLVFFPFVKSFIRLYAPADDVLVMALHVTYLTLVCIPIFWPAGFIVPACLRSTGDSVFITIVSISSMWLVRVLGGYLMVRYTSLGLMGIWIAWCFDWVTRGVPYCARAISRKYEKHLPKVDARST
- a CDS encoding DUF3237 family protein; this encodes MYNFSFRKVSFLAILIGLLFFSFMIMGASAATQSVGGTIYGDVNMDNVVDAVDLALIKSYLLGKTDTLPNLEAADVNGDGSADALDFAEMKKYLLGIISEFPASQNNNNSDKTLIPHESWTCGMSSGIPKPEKGTLVFEATLKLDKSYNLGKTQYGQRKAFVIQNSSINSSKFNGTVMSGGLDFQLELSNGVIEIEQLLMIRANDGSYIHLRSAGTGINQNDVRIVYDFEAPNSSSSNWLNSGKFVGRRTVDTATNTIKISVYDVSNISLDTANAVKITKPTDVPYQPWNYRLASNERRGNVFITEQVALGGSQSVGATKNGRNRNVIPITGGTVTGNLTAKIIAAGADYQNLSNPMTIDARYLWETNDGEIIIVRNGGQFGSLVPTFEVRADSKYSYLNQKLYLSSDPGMGGNGVSITFYESVK